The window CTCGCTGGAAgttcatttcttttcccttgtTTTCGTGGGTCGTTGTTCTCGTGGCCATTCGCAATGTGGTGCGGTGTTCATATAATAATATCATATCATATGATATCCCCCAAAGGTCAAGTTATAGGCCACATTTGTCTAACCACTCTTCCAAAAAGTTTTACACTGTAAAAGCTGAGAAAGGTCGAATTAGACCACACTCGCCTAACCACTCTTCCAAAAATTTTACATTGTAAAAGCTCGGGCCGCAGGATCGGAACCGACCCGAAAATCGAAATGATGATATGCGGAATCATCGCTGAGGACTCAAGATAATCAGAATGTGACTCCTGTAATCCCATGTCGAAGATTATAGTAGGTGCGGGGGGTTTTTCCTAACATCATCTCGGGTGCGGAAAGAACTGTGCACCACCCATGAAGTTGTTGAGCTGAGTGGGGTACATGGAAGACGGGTCGAAGAGAGGAGCCGCGACCTGTGAGACCGCCGCATTGTTGTTGCCATCCTCTTGGGTCGTCATCGTGTCGCCAGCAGCGGCCGCAGCTATGAGACTGAGCTGCTGGATGCCGCCGCTGCCGTCGCCGCCGAGGTGCACCGAGGAGCTCTCGCCAGCGGCCATGTAGTTGGCATGATCGGGCCCCTGATCGTAGAGTATCCCTTTGAAGACGTGCCCGCCGATGTTGACGGCTGTCTGGTAGGCGTACTGGTCGTCGTTGTCGTCGATGGAGCTGACTCTCACGCACCGGAACAGCGCCGACGAGTTGACCTCCGCCGGGAAATTCCCCATCTCCAAGGCTGGAAATAACAAAAAACGTGCGCGCGCGCACAGGTAGATACATTAAAACACCCCAAATTAGGGTTGCCAACATTATGACCCAGACGAGGAGCTAAATCGTGTTCCTTAgattatttatttgttctttaTAAGTAGAAAAGTAATGATGCACGCCATCTTtcactcagagagagagagagagagagagagagagcacagaATCACATGCACAGTAAATTAAACAGTTTCTGTTTCTTCCTTCACAGTCAATCCATTCGTCAGGAATACTAAACAACAGTATCCTTGAAAAAATGGGtagaaaaaattgcaaaaaaacaaaagagaaaagattaaaaaaggagAAGCTGTTCCGACGTCAACACACAATCAAAACGATCTTCTGTTCTTCGGACAAGAAGAGACTGAGCATCCTGGGCAAAGAAAACGATGAGCAAACCCTCTTCTTGAAATCTTGCAGGGTTTTCGACAGCAACGTATGGGACAGCTCAGATCACGGCGATAGGCTGGGTTTAGTCAGAGAATGGCCCGCGAGGGAGAGACAATTTGCGCAAAGGGCAACGATTTACACGTACCGGAGGAATTAGCGTGGGGGAGGTCGTGGTCCTCGCGGAGGCGCTTGACGCAGTCGCCGCCGTGGAGGAGCTGGAGCTGCTGGCGCTCGCGGCGCCTGGAGGCGGGGACCCAGGTGCTCTTGACGTGGGTGTCGCAGGGCAAGCCGCGGCTCTTGCAGCAGGTGCGGCAGCGGAAGTGGACGCAGTCCTTCTTGGCCTGGTTGCCGCAGTCCTGGCAGCTGATCCCTCCTTCCCTCATCAGCAGGAACGCCGACGGCCCCGATCTCAGGCTCTCGTCATCCGACGCGTTCATcctcggcgacggcggcgacgacaaGTAGAGATCTTGCTGGTGCTGTAGCTGTAGCTGCTGCTGCGGTTGTAGCTGGTGGCATAGCTCGAAACCCTtgtgggaggaagaagaggaagagaccACGCCGTTTCGATACCACAACCAGCCGGGGTCGACGCTGATGCTGTTGTTGGCTTGTTGGGTCTCCAATTCTTCGGCGACCGCCGGGGGGTGGGATTGCTGCTTGTGGGTTCCTCTTCCTCCGCTGCCTATAGAGAAGAAGCCTGCCATTTTGGGGAGGAACTGATCAATTGTGAGCGAGAGTTCAAACCCACCATGTCATCTGAAGAATTTTAAgcatgagaaagagagaagctTTGGGGGTTTTCATTGGAGAGTGGATCAGCGAGAGTCtggagatgagagagaaagagagggttTTTCTATGGCAATTGTGTTGGgtttgagaaagagagagagagagagaagagagagaagaggaggggAGGAAGACTGAAGAGGTACCTGTGATTGCAACATGGAATTGTTGCGGGCATTAAAGACCGCAGAATCACGCTGTCTCTGCAACGCCGccatgatctctctctctctctctctctctctctgtggctgTGAGATATTTGCAGCTGGTGAACTTTCCTTTAGCAGCAACTAGCACTtcttggttctctctctctctctctctctctctctctctagtctcAAGCGAGTTTGGCTTTCTAGTGCATTaataatttctataaaaaaaaaattctaatatacTTAGACTTGATATGATCTTGTTGAAAAGTGCCACCTAcagacaaataaataaaaagagagaattttgttCAGAGCACATGGGACTCTCGCTAAACGAATTCGATAAAAGAAATGTTGActatttaaaatatgattacGCGTGATAATAGAACAGACTATATATTGAAAATTGTAATGTTTACTCATTTAGTTGCTTGACACGTGCTCCGAAATGACCCTTTTGGCAAATTCATAAGAAAACTATAGTGATTTCTTCAACTCAGTAACTATCGTTACGATATATACGAtcgatattttaataattgaaaatttcttcACGAACGTGTTGCATGTGCTTCACTGGTATTAGTTAACAATACACAAATTAGTTGCATACGACAGGTTTATTAACTATTGATCCATGGCAACGGAAGCAAGATGGGTATAATCAAATGCACAATCGAGCAAATGTTGAAGGGGGTGTAAATGAGTTTCAAGTTCTAGAACAAGTTTAGAGTCAATTATTAAAAGCCATTTATTATCTAGGACGAGTTTGGGAGTTAAAGTTAGAAAATTCATTCTCACATCCGATATGTATAAATTGCTAAAATTGATTATATAACcctcaatttttatttagttGTTTCATAAAATCCATGCAAAATCGATATAATGAGTAATGTATTAAATCTTGTGAAATGTTAATACATTTCGTTTTCACATGTATATTTTACATCTTATTCTTGTCCAAGCAATTCACTATTAATATGGGATCCTTCTGATATTGCACGAAAAAGGCACACGAGCGGTTTGTCCTCTACATAGGTGGAAATAAAAAAACCCTCCTAGTGACAGAATGAAAAGGACTAAAAATTCATTTCCAATCTTGTTATGATTCTCgcataaagtgaaaacaaattaTATGATTTGAGTAAGAAATTAATTGCATGAATAGAACCTAAACTCGATGGATCTATGTGGTTGAATTGTGCATTTACTCTACCGGGAGAGATCAATGAGAGGGTTGCGCTATGATCAAGATTGCCCGATCGCACTTGCTTATAAGTGTTTCAAATTCCCAAATTAAACCGAGCCCACGagaatcaattgcataaataattGGATGTAAAAAAACGCGGGGCCCTTCTCCATTGTCAACACACAGCGATATTAATTTCTCTTCTTGCATCACCTGAGACTCTGTTGACAAGAGTCCAATTTGGATTCTCCTAAACGTACATTTCCAATCGATTGAGATTAATGTCTAAGTCATACTCAACAAATCTCCACCTTGATGAAAAATCCAACTTCTTCCCCATAATCCATTGTCTCTTAAGAGTCCACCCAGGCTCGTCACCCATTATAAACAAGGATCATATTTGAATATTTATGGAATTTAATTAAGGAATATGCTTTGTTCACATACCCGTGGAATATCTTTCATATACACTTTCTCAATAGGTGTTATTCTGTGTGACACGATATCAAGTATGAAGTGATACCCTATATCAATTTGTTTAGTGTGCTCATTAAACACCTGCACTTTAGTGAACTTTATTACACTTTGATTGGCGCATTAAACAAGCTTCTTCTAATGCAATCCTAAATCACTAAGCAAACTTATGAGCTTCATTTATTGTCTCAATTGATGCAATATCTTCTGCTTCAGTTGTCGATAAAGCAACTATTAGTCACAATAAgctcatcaacatagatttgatcttcaacaacaaaaagaaatgttATCGGAAATAAATTTTCCTTTATGCCCCCCATCCATTATCCTATGAGCAAAAGTCCAATTTGGACTTTCCTAATAGGATCTAGGTTTCTTTGCAATTCAACTATGCATCGGATTTTAAATC of the Eucalyptus grandis isolate ANBG69807.140 chromosome 10, ASM1654582v1, whole genome shotgun sequence genome contains:
- the LOC104422734 gene encoding protein SHI RELATED SEQUENCE 1, encoding MAGFFSIGSGGRGTHKQQSHPPAVAEELETQQANNSISVDPGWLWYRNGVVSSSSSSHKGFELCHQLQPQQQLQLQHQQDLYLSSPPSPRMNASDDESLRSGPSAFLLMREGGISCQDCGNQAKKDCVHFRCRTCCKSRGLPCDTHVKSTWVPASRRRERQQLQLLHGGDCVKRLREDHDLPHANSSALEMGNFPAEVNSSALFRCVRVSSIDDNDDQYAYQTAVNIGGHVFKGILYDQGPDHANYMAAGESSSVHLGGDGSGGIQQLSLIAAAAAGDTMTTQEDGNNNAAVSQVAAPLFDPSSMYPTQLNNFMGGAQFFPHPR